The Naumovozyma dairenensis CBS 421 chromosome 1, complete genome genome includes a region encoding these proteins:
- the SHE3 gene encoding She3p (similar to Saccharomyces cerevisiae SHE3 (YBR130C); ancestral locus Anc_3.393) produces the protein MNLVGQDTTTTTTNNNNNNTEKLGSPSKLAPHHGLFMTNLEYSPSSRSTLLGHNTSPSASSFSPPSSSATFGVNRSISMNNININNKNNPMMVKDESDRVIETLREQVDTLTASNLQLSLQSENLLKKLENANEFENSLINDINSMRLNNENLNAQFENVNAGLKEKESKLNELKNSLRTELDNEKVLNRKIDSFEEKQRKLMNTLKRVRCQYESLMESQSFYKEHYSMELLNLQNVLQDLKINDIEIVDLIDSCNIDGDTADGRSNSNEEMIKKIEADLIDIEKSDTDYLESFKIQTKEILSDIDLPHWSNLYQESKIRLLQYKEEMKKMETTLESRLGDTTTTTTTTTTKDDEKKTAARNESLKKLESGQDDSKTSHDTTIPQENEDTTSQLKMRKLRKNSANSSNSSSVNSRKRNSFYGASSPILTPNASSSRIPSSSSSSSSLSPALPGVMRKPSLRKPSPHTNSNNSNSNHTASNGPRR, from the coding sequence ATGAATTTAGTAGGCCAagatactactactaccaccaccaacaacaacaacaacaacacgGAAAAGTTAGGTTCTCCATCCAAACTAGCACCACATCATGGCTTATTCATGACCAATTTAGAATATTCTCCTTCCTCCAGGTCAACACTACTGGGACACAACACATCACCTTCTGCGTCATCATTCTCACCGCCATCGTCTTCCGCAACATTTGGCGTGAATCGATCcatttcaatgaataatatcaacattaataataagaataatcCCATGATGGTCAAAGATGAATCTGATCGTGTTATAGAGACATTAAGGGAGCAAGTGGATACTTTAACTGCTAGTAACTTACAATTGAGCTTACAAAGTGAGAAccttttgaagaaattggagAATGCTAATGAATTTGAGAATTCgttaattaatgatattaattcaatgagattaaataatgaaaatttgaatgcACAATTTGAGAACGTTAATGCGGGgttgaaagagaaagaatCGAAACTGAATGAGTTGAAAAATAGTTTGAGAACGGAGTTGGATAATGAGAAAGTGTTGAATAGGAAGATTGACagttttgaagaaaagcaaaggaaattgatgaatacTTTGAAGAGAGTTAGGTGTCAATATGAATCTTTGATGGAATCTCAAAGTTTTTATAAGGAACATTATTCAATGGAACTTTtgaatttacaaaatgtCTTgcaagatttgaaaattaatgatattgaaattgtcGATTTAATTGACTCTTGTAATATCGATGGAGATACCGCTGATGGGAGAAGTAATTCGAACGAAGAAAtgattaaaaaaatagaagCTGATCTAatagatattgaaaaaagtgACACTGATTACTTAGAATCATTCAAAATTCAAACAAAGGAAATATTATCAGATATAGATTTACCTCATTGGTCAAATCTTTACCAAGAAAGTAAAATTCGTCTGTTACAatacaaagaagaaatgaagaaaatggagACCACCTTGGAATCAAGACTAGGAgatacaacaacaacaacaacaacaacaacaacaaaagatgatgaaaagaaaactgCAGCCAGAAATGAAagtttaaagaaattggaaagtGGACAAGACGACAGCAAAACTAGTCACGATACTACTATCCcacaagaaaatgaagatacAACGTCGCAATTAAAGATGCGtaaattaagaaaaaacaGTGCGAACAGTTCTAATTCCTCTTCTGTCAATAGTAGGAAACGAAATAGTTTTTATGGTGCTTCATCGCCAATCTTAACTCCAAATGCATCATCTAGTCGCataccatcatcatcatcatcatcatcatcgcTGAGCCCAGCATTGCCTGGTGTGATGAGGAAGCCATCATTAAGGAAACCAAGCCCGCATAccaatagtaataatagtaatagtaacCATACTGCTTCTAATGGACCTCGGCGATGA
- the OPY1 gene encoding Opy1p (similar to Saccharomyces cerevisiae OPY1 (YBR129C); ancestral locus Anc_3.392), with protein MNEHETIISSYLYPIHVPTHSHDSAKSKKSRLTHLTHHPYTKKFEYWCVLRRNQFSYYKGADEREAVFVIPRNHLLNYKIFWEKLELSLYTVDTTLTFKFPDRNVGKKWDVAWKEFFKDIVPSKVSMERQEEWNTGQENLASISSSSSSSDDTVDTHIDGEEREEIDQQRKCCVKKSKEECEKVTPEDDTLFYKTFDPRLKEHIIQKGILNVKTKKAVRVQVAPVRFHSNKWKRFKVELSNRYLKIYSVKSGKLKKNVDLNNVIDSVELNNNNKDETNYVLDTCFAVITINERIKFKANNEKEMIDWIISLKSGILIRKKIMDS; from the coding sequence ATGAACGAACACGAAACGATAATATCCTCATACTTATATCCGATTCATGTACCGACACATTCCCATGATTCAGCCAAATCTAAGAAAAGTAGGCTCACACATCTTACTCATCATCCATACACTAAGAAATTCGAATATTGGTGTGTATTAAGGCGGAATCAATTCAGTTATTATAAAGGTGCTGATGAAAGGGAGGCTGTTTTTGTCATACCGAGAAATCATCTCTTAAATTATAAGATATTTTGGgaaaaattggaattgaGTTTGTATACTGTTGATACGACTTTGACATTCAAGTTTCCTGATCGTAATGTTGGTAAGAAATGGGATGTTGCATGGAAGGAATTCTTTAAGGATATCGTTCCGAGCAAAGTATCAATGGAGAGGCAGGAGGAATGGAATACGGGCCAAGAAAATCTTGCTTctatttcatcatcatcatcttcttctgaCGATACTGTCGACACACATATTGATGgagaagaaagagaagaaatCGATCAGCAACGAAAATGTTGCGTAAAAAAAAGCAAGGAAGAATGTGAAAAAGTGACACCTGAAGATGATACGTTATTTTATAAGACATTTGATCCTAGGTTAAAAGAACATATAATACAAAAAGGTATATTGAATGTGAAGACAAAGAAGGCCGTTCGTGTTCAGGTGGCGCCTGTTAGGTTTCATTCAAACAAGTGGAAAAGATTCAAGGTTGAATTAAGTAATAGgtatttgaagatatattCGGTGAAAAGTGGTAAACTAAAGAAGAATgttgatttaaataatgttATTGATTCTGTGGaacttaataataataataaggatGAAACAAATTATGTATTGGACACATGTTTTGCTGTAATTacaattaatgaaagaataaaattcaaggcaaataatgaaaaagagATGATCGACTGGATTATCTCGCTCAAGAGCGGCATATTAATcaggaagaaaattatgGATTCATAG
- the SUA7 gene encoding transcription factor TFIIB (similar to Saccharomyces cerevisiae SUA7 (YPR086W); ancestral locus Anc_3.394) — translation MSVSVLPSRDSTAPKQQQQVPVPPTGGRRGPNLNIVLTCPECKVYPPKIVERFSEGDVVCALCGLVLSDKLVDTRSEWRTFSNDDQNGDDPSRVGEASNPLLDGNNLSTRIGQGEGTDMRFTKELNRAQGKNIVDKKDNEVQAAFAKMTMLCDAAELPKIVKDCAKEAYKLCHDEKSLKGKSSESIMAASILIGCRRAEVARTFKEIQSIIHVKTKEFGKTLGIMKGILREKSSDGFIKINTDNMSGAQNLTYIPRFCSHLGLPMQVTTAAEYTAKKCKEIEEIAGKSPITIAVVSIYLNILLFKIPVSAAKVGQILQVTEGTIKSGYKILYEHRDIAVDPQLIANGTVSMDNLPRLDKDRGAKAAAASSSAAAAASAAASNKKKETAVKKEDGVVKTEK, via the coding sequence ATGTCTGTTTCAGTTTTACCATCCCGTGATTCTACTGCTCCaaagcaacaacaacaagtGCCTGTTCCACCAACCGGTGGGAGAAGGGGTCCGAATTTAAACATCGTCCTTACATGCCCTGAATGTAAAGTCTATCCACCGAAGATTGTGGAAAGATTCAGTGAAGGTGACGTTGTTTGTGCTTTGTGTGGTCTTGTTCTTTCTGACAAATTAGTGGACACCAGATCAGAATGGCGTACATTTTCCAACGACGATCAAAATGGTGATGATCCTTCCCGTGTAGGTGAAGCTTCAAACCCACTTTTGGATGGGAATAATTTGTCAACTAGGATAGGACAAGGTGAAGGGACTGATATGAGGTTTACTAAGGAATTAAATAGAGCTCAGGGGAAAAATATTGTAGATAAGAAGGATAACGAGGTACAAGCTGCATTTGCAAAGATGACTATGCTTTGTGACGCAGCCGAGTTACCGAAAATTGTTAAAGATTGTGCTAAAGAGGCTTATAAGTTATGTCATGATGAGAAATCTTTGAAGGGGAAATCCTCAGAGAGTATAATGGCTGCAAGTATATTGATCGGTTGTCGACGTGCTGAAGTGGCAAGAacttttaaagaaattcaatCTATCATTCATGTCAAAACTAAAGAATTTGGGAAAACTTTAGGTATAATGAAAGGGATATTAAGAGAGAAAAGTTCTGATGGGTTTATTAAGATCAATACGGATAATATGAGTGGTGCACAAAACTTAACTTATATACCAAGATTTTGTTCTCACTTGGGTCTACCTATGCAAGTTACTACTGCAGCAGAATATACTGCAAAGAAatgtaaagaaattgaagaaattgctGGGAAATCACCAATCACTATTGCTGTTGTTTccatttatttgaatatcttattatttaaaatacCCGTTTCAGCGGCTAAAGTGGGTCAGATTCTGCAAGTGACTGAAGGGACGATTAAATCTGGGTACAAAATTTTGTATGAACATAGAGACATTGCTGTTGATCCTCAGTTGATTGCCAATGGAACTGTTTCTATGGATAATTTACCAAGGTTAGATAAGGATAGAGGTGCAAAGGCAGCGGCTGCATCGTCatcagcagcagcagcagcatCAGCAGCAGCTTCtaataagaaaaaggaaaccGCTGTCAAGAAAGAAGATGGTGTTGTGAAAACTGAAAAGTAA
- the SRP54 gene encoding RNA-binding signal recognition particle subunit SRP54 (similar to Saccharomyces cerevisiae SRP54 (YPR088C); ancestral locus Anc_3.395): MVLADLGKRINGAVNNALSNTEDDYTTTVDSMLKGIVTALLESDVNIALVSKVRSNIKSKLLSENNAANRSVSNGQTKKLIQKTVFDELCNLVDCEVKEPFTPKKKKSNVIMFVGLQGSGKTTSCTKLAVYYQKRGFKVGLVCADTFRAGAFDQLKQNAIKARIPFYGSYTETDPVKVVEEGITKFKKEKFEIIIVDTSGRHRQEEELFQEMIQISNVVKPNQTIMVLDASIGQAAEQQSKAFKDSSDFGAIILTKMDGHAKGGGAISAVAATHTPIIFIGTGEHIHDFEKFSPKSFVSKLLGIGDIESLFEQLQTVSNKEDTQATMENIQKGKFTLLDFKKQMQTMMKMGPISNIAQMIPGMSNMMSQVGEEETSQKMKKMVYVFDSMTKEELESDGRMFIEQPSRMVRVARGSGTSVLEVEMILMQQRMMANMAQNIGGAAAGASGQPGGMPRMPGMPNMPNIPGMPKMTPQLMQQAQQKLSQNPNLMKNMMNMFGGAGGMPGMGGAGGMPDMNEMMKMMQDPGMQEMAKQFGMGGM, translated from the coding sequence ATGGTGTTAGCTGATTTGGGTAAACGAATCAACGGGGCTGTCAACAATGCCCTATCTAACACAGAGGATGACTATACCACCACCGTGGATTCCATGTTGAAAGGTATCGTCACTGCTCTCTTAGAATCCGATGTGAACATTGCCTTAGTTTCCAAAGTTAGAAGCAATATtaaatccaaattattatcagaaAATAATGCTGCTAATAGATCAGTCAGTAATGGACAGACAAAGAAATTAATCCAAAAGACTGTCTTTGATGAACTTTGTAATTTAGTAGATTGCGAAGTAAAAGAACCATTCACtccaaagaagaagaaatcaaatgtGATCATGTTTGTTGGGTTGCAAGGGTCAGGTAAAACCACTTCATGTACTAAATTAGCTgtatattatcaaaagaGAGGTTTTAAAGTAGGACTTGTTTGTGCTGATACTTTCCGTGCTGGTGCCTTCGATCAATTGAAACAGAATGCTATTAAGGCAAGAATACCTTTCTATGGGTCATACACTGAAACTGATCCTGTTAAAGTTGTTGAAGAAGGTATAACGAAAtttaaaaaggaaaaattcGAAATTATTATCGTGGATACCTCGGGAAGACATCgtcaagaagaagaattgtttcaagaaatgattcaaatcTCCAATGTGGTGAAACCTAATCAAACTATTATGGTTCTAGATGCATCCATTGGTCAAGCTGCAGAACAACAATCGAAGGCATTTAAAGATTCTTCAGATTTTGGGGCAATAATCTTAACTAAAATGGACGGTCATGCTAAAGGTGGTGGTGCTATTTCTGCAGTAGCAGCAACTCATACTCCAATTATATTCATTGGTACAGGTGAACATATCCAcgattttgaaaaattctcaCCTAAATCTTTTGTATCGAAATTATTAGGAATAGGTGATATTGAAAGTTTATTTGAACAATTACAAACTGtttcaaataaagaagatacTCAAGCAACAatggaaaatattcaaaaggGGAAATTCACGCTCTTGGATTTCAAAAAGCAAATGCAaacaatgatgaaaatgggaccaatttcaaatattgcACAAATGATCCCTGGGATGAGTAATATGATGAGTCAAGTTGGTGAAGAGGAAACTTCacaaaagatgaaaaaaatggtttATGTATTTGATTCCATGactaaagaagaattagaaagtGATGGTAGAATGTTTATTGAACAACCAAGTAGAATGGTTAGAGTTGCAAGAGGTTCAGGTACATCTGTCCTGGAAGTGGAAATGATTTTAATGCAACAAAGAATGATGGCAAATATGGCTCAAAATATAGGTGGTGCTGCCGCTGGTGCCAGTGGACAACCAGGTGGTATGCCAAGAATGCCCGGGATGCCCAATATGCCTAATATTCCAGGTATGCCTAAGATGACTCCGCAATTAATGCAACAAGCTCAACAGAAATTGAGTCAAAATCCAaatctaatgaaaaatatgatgaatatgTTTGGCGGTGCAGGTGGTATGCCTGGTATGGGAGGAGCTGGTGGTATGCCAGATATGAAtgagatgatgaaaatgatgcAAGACCCAGGTATGCAAGAAATGGCTAAACAATTCGGTATGGGAGGTATGTAA
- the CCZ1 gene encoding Ccz1p (similar to Saccharomyces cerevisiae CCZ1 (YBR131W); ancestral locus Anc_3.396) — protein sequence MLKYITIFDPTRSTNENDTFKELLLYYQFGNAKGNEGITDNEKLSQIGIIQAVWSLTQSFGGSSNDEVEKIIELENNDSILVIKVEGKFFICLCIEGSRDNTDDTNRRRNIIPNQFYLGYLWLCYKIFVMQYDEFANFHDNDNANENNGNTIRKLCGLLNEHFVIFWNNIYLKPETIWKRGFESLWPKHFKNAEFISTSTQNESSTSTSAPNWESMITQNILLEKNGYLGIKDILVYHLPSQNSTSKNQLKLGNKTYGLISNFTTEFEMLPDFSNWLYYLHSVYDELSSHVLAGNAHYKELPPIEGIHSQHRGVDNDEDNNNNTAPNPSSNLTNISSFSNKLFHNLTLPISFALDTVQEIGSTIGISNSVSMYKDYIPSWSSNSNNNISTTTNDENEIAKNSRYGFLISPLCSDKLPLNYKRLQLKLKYSNEIAKLYNCLFWYMNDILIVIICDTSFEKIWDHEYLKDLSFKLLQSMENFHNEYILNATSSSSSLSSSAVESFAYTVVQKKSLNIKSSIPRCSGSRMMMDSMRENDSPLMLVIQEIDQIFNTTNPDSRGASNNSSSGNKWGLDIMGGLFKFHSKDTNNINTITEASEEGENNQISKGQKRLYRNFLDNISEDKLWELHLKITDFLNMIKNSQKKSGIVEERLLRLGNGLLCYIRDDHDRLVIIISNWFEMDEKRTRLFTRGDSDEDTLLRSLGKDVMEWWDATTT from the coding sequence ATGTTGAAATATATCACAATTTTTGATCCCACAAGAAGcacaaatgaaaatgatactttcaaagaattattacTATATTATCAATTCGGTAATGCGAAGGGTAATGAAGGGATAACTGATAACGAAAAATTATCACAAATTGGTATCATTCAAGCTGTTTGGTCATTGACTCAATCGTTTGGTGGGAGTTCAAATGATGAAGTGGAAAAGATTATTGAGTTGGAAAACAACGATTCCATTCTTGTAATTAAAGTCGAGGGGAAATTCTTTATCTGTCTTTGTATTGAAGGGTCTCGTGATAACACTGACGATACAAATAGAAGAAGGAATATTATACCgaatcaattttatttaggTTATCTTTGGTTATGTTATAAGATATTTGTGATGCAATATGATGAGTTTGCAAACTTTCacgataatgataatgcGAATGAGAATAACGGTAATACAATTAGAAAACTTTGTGGATTACTCAATGAACATTTTGTTATATTCTGGaacaatatttatttgaaaccTGAAACTATTTGGAAAAGAGgatttgaatcattatgGCCAAAGCATTTTAAAAACGCTGAATTTATTTCAACTTCTACTCAGAATGaatcatcaacatcaacatcTGCACCGAATTGGGAATCTATGATAACTCAAAATATCTTACTGGAGAAAAATGGTTATTTGGGCATTAAGGATATTTTAGTATATCATTTACCATCTCAAAACAGTACATCtaaaaatcaattgaaattaggTAATAAAACTTATGGATTAATAAGTAATTTTACCACAGAGTTTGAAATGTTACCGGATTTTTCTAATTGGTTGTATTATTTGCATTCAGTTTATGATGAGTTATCTAGTCATGTACTAGCAGGAAACGCTCATTATAAAGAATTACCCCCGATAGAAGGTATTCATTCGCAACACCGAGGGGTAGACAACGAcgaagataataataataataccgCTCCCAATCCAAGCTCAAACCTCACTAATATATCTTCATTCTCCAATAAACTATTCCATAACTTGACACTCCCCATATCATTTGCATTAGATACAGTTCAAGAAATTGGATCAACCATTGGGATATCAAATAGTGTTTCCATGTATAAAGATTATATACCTAGTTGGTCGTCAAAttcgaataataatattagtaCAACTACAAATGATGAGAATGAAATTGCCAAGAATTCAAGGTATGGATTTTTAATTTCCCCATTATGTTCAGATAAATTACCACTAAACTATAAAAGATTacaattaaaattaaaatactCCAATGAAATTGCAAAGTTATACAATTGTCTATTTTGGTATatgaatgatattttaatagtaataatttGTGATActagttttgaaaaaatttgggatcatgaatatttaaaagatttaagttttaaattattacaaagtATGGAAAATTTCCATAATGAGTACATATTAAACGcaacttcatcatcatcatcattatcatcatcggCAGTGGAATCATTTGCTTATACTGTTGTACAGAAaaaatctttgaatattaaatcTTCTATACCGAGGTGCAGTGGTAGTAGAATGATGATGGATTCAATGAGAGAAAATGACTCCCCTTTGATGTTAGtcattcaagaaattgatcAAATCTTTAATACAACAAATCCTGATTCTCGTGGAGctagtaataatagtagtagtggTAATAAATGGGGGCTGGATATTATGGGAggattattcaaatttcatTCCAAAGATACCAACAATATTAATACAATCACAGAGGCTTCGGAAGAAGGAGAGAATAATCAAATATCAAAGGGGCAAAAAAGATTGTATCGGaattttcttgataatatatCAGAAGATAAGTTATGGGAATtacatttgaaaattactgattttttaaatatgataaaaaattcaCAAAAGAAATCAGGTATTGTAGAAGAAAGATTGTTACGTTTGGGTAATGGATTATTATGTTATATTAGAGATGATCATGATAGATTagtcattatcattagtaaCTGGTTCGAAATGGATGAAAAACGAACGAGATTATTTACTCGAGGTGATAGTGATGAAGATACTTTGTTGAGAAGTTTAGGTAAAGATGTCATGGAATGGTGGGATGCAACGACAACGTAG